From the genome of Gracilinanus agilis isolate LMUSP501 chromosome 2, AgileGrace, whole genome shotgun sequence, one region includes:
- the NKX2-4 gene encoding homeobox protein Nkx-2.4 — protein MQFSLEMEAYCVSIDFQSAASIDRLIDYTAVISLLLRALGGSPPPPPPPSPPDKAIPSAQAEAEGIRAGAGSASSAPTHPRVAAPLCPPSLLLPYSSAHCRPLCPVARRGARQPARGAGSTLPTAAPAAAAAAATYHMPPGVSQFPHGAMGSYCNGGIGNMGDIPSYPDGMRGSAAAAAATGWYGANPDPRYSTISRFMGPSTGMNMTGMGTLTGIAEAAKSMAPLHAAPRRKRRVLFSQAQVYELERRFKQQKYLSAPEREHLASMIHLTPTQVKIWFQNHRYKMKRQAKDKVTQQLQQENSLCQQQSPRRVAVPVLVKDGKPCQNTSNTPTPSQAGPQQPPPPSGANGVLPSSNSAVHQHQNPQVNSLTQAPDLEEMSPSPPSLHNQVTNLAQMDATTVDYNSGMVNPNLLYGRTW, from the exons ATGCAGTTCTCTTTGGAGATGGAAGCCTACTGCGTGTCAATCGACTTTCAGAGTGCGGCAAGTATTGATCGCCTAATTGATTACActgctgtgatttcattgttactG AGAGCTTTAGGGGGCtcgccaccgccgccgccgccgccttcTCCTCCTGACAAGGCGATCCCTTCAGCTCAGGCAGAGGCAGAAGGGATCCGAGCAGGAGCAGGATCAGCATCCTCAGCCCCCACGCACCCGCGGGTAGCAGCTCCGCTCTGCCCGCCGTCTCTGCTGCTCCCCTACAGCTCAGCCCACTGCCGCCCGCTTTGCCCTGTGGCCCGCCGGGGCGCCCGACAGCCGGCCCGCGGGGCGGGGAGCACCTTGCCAACAGCCGCTC CGGCAGCCGCCGCTGCGGCCGCCACCTACCACATGCCTCCCGGCGTCTCCCAGTTCCCTCACGGAGCCATGGGCAGCTACTGCAACGGGGGAATCGGCAACATGGGAGACATCCCCTCCTACCCAGACGGCATGAGGGGCAGCGCGGCGGCCGCAGCCGCCACCGGCTGGTACGGGGCCAACCCGGACCCTCGCTACTCCACAA TCTCCAGGTTCATGGGGCCGTCCACGGGCATGAACATGACGGGCATGGGGACGCTGACGGGGATCGCCGAGGCCGCCAAGTCCATGGCCCCGCTCCATGCGGCCccgaggaggaaaaggagagtgCTTTTCTCGCAGGCGCAAGTCTACGAGCTCGAGAGAAGGTTCAAACAGCAGAAGTACCTCTCGGCCCCAGAGCGGGAGCACCTGGCTAGTATGATTCATCTCACGCCGACCCAAGTTAAGATCTGGTTCCAAAACCATCGGTACAAAATGAAAAGACAGGCAAAGGACAAAGTCACGCAGCAGCTGCAACAGGAGAACAGCTTGTGCCAGCAGCAGTCTCCGCGGCGAGTGGCGGTGCCCGTGCTGGTGAAGGACGGGAAGCCATGCCAGAACACTTCCAACACTCCAACGCCCAGCCAGGCCGGTCCGCAACAGCCGCCGCCGCCCAGCGGGGCCAATGGTGTGCTTCCCTCGTCCAACAGCGCTGTCCATCAGCACCAAAACCCACAAGTTAACTCCTTAACCCAGGCACCTGACCTGGAAGAGATGTCCCCCAGCCCGCCTTCCCTTCACAACCAAGTCACTAACCTGGCTCAAATGGACGCGACCACTGTCGATTACAACAGTGGCATGGTCAACCCGAACCTGCTCTATGGCAGGACATGGTAA